Within Candidatus Kaelpia imicola, the genomic segment GAGCATGAGGTAAGGGTTGTTATGGGTTAGAAGTTTGAGAATTAAGAAAAAATTAACTCCTATTCTGGTTGTTTTATTAGTTGGAATAGGGTTTTTAATTTATTCAGACAGTAAAAAGAAAACTTTTTCAGCTGATACAGCTAATAAACCCCCTTCTAAAGACGAGAGAATTCCGGCAAAAGATTTTAGCTTCCAGGGTTTAAATGGGGTAGACTATGATCTCTCAGATTTTAAGGGTAAGATAATAATAGTTAACTTTCGGACTATAAGCTGCAGTGCTTGTGATATCGAGATGGATTTTTTAAAGACTTTTATTCCTTCTATAGATAGAGCTAAGGTAGAGTTTATACCGCTTTTTTTGGGAGATAAAAAACTTGCTATTGAACGTTATTTAAAGCAGAAAGGCGCAGATTTTCCGGTTTATTACGATGATTATGGATTATCGGCCCTTAAGTACGGTGTATTTGGCTTACCTAACTCCTTTGTTATTGATAAAAATTTTAGGGCTGTTGCTAAGATTCCTGGAGCTATAGACTGGAATCAACCTGAGATAATCGATTTTATAGAGGCTTTAATCAATGAATGAGATATCATTCATTATGGCTTTTTTAGGCGGAGTATTCTATTTTTTCTCACCCTGTATTTTACCGCTCATTCCTTCTTTTCTCTCTTTTATAAGCGGTATCTCTTTTAATGAGATGAAAGAGGACCCCGGTTGTTTACGTAAGAGAATGGTTGTATATACCCTCTTTTTTCTATTAGGCTTCTCTTGTATATTTATATCACTGGGTCTTGGAGCTTCTCTGTTGGGTGAGATTATATTTAGATTAAAGTTCCCCGTTCAGAGAGTAGGCGGAATAGTAATAGTTTTGTTGGGACTCTATGTTTTGTTTTACAGCAAATTAAAATTCTTACCCACGCTGAATTTTTTACCGCGGAAGAAACCGGCAGGAATAGTGGGTATAATATTTGTCGGGGTAGTGTTTGCATTCAGCTTTACTGCTTGTGCTACTCCTTACTTGGCTGCTGTTTTGACAGTTGCAAGTATAAAAGCCAATCTATTTAGAGGGTTTTTAT encodes:
- a CDS encoding TlpA disulfide reductase family protein produces the protein MRIKKKLTPILVVLLVGIGFLIYSDSKKKTFSADTANKPPSKDERIPAKDFSFQGLNGVDYDLSDFKGKIIIVNFRTISCSACDIEMDFLKTFIPSIDRAKVEFIPLFLGDKKLAIERYLKQKGADFPVYYDDYGLSALKYGVFGLPNSFVIDKNFRAVAKIPGAIDWNQPEIIDFIEALINE
- a CDS encoding cytochrome c biogenesis protein CcdA; the encoded protein is MNEISFIMAFLGGVFYFFSPCILPLIPSFLSFISGISFNEMKEDPGCLRKRMVVYTLFFLLGFSCIFISLGLGASLLGEIIFRLKFPVQRVGGIVIVLLGLYVLFYSKLKFLPTLNFLPRKKPAGIVGIIFVGVVFAFSFTACATPYLAAVLTVASIKANLFRGFLLLLFFSLGLSLPFLVSALSLSWFLTLFGKIKKRLRVIEIAAGSMLILFGLYIFSGRV